AAAAGATAGATGATAATAACAACACTCCAGTAAGATATGCTATAAAAGCAGATACCATAAGCCTTTTGTGTCTTTTTATCAGATCAGGGTTTTCTTTGCTTTTTAATAGAAATTCCACCCTTTGTCTGATACTGAAGTGGTGCCAGCTTGGCAGATCCCTTATCTTCCCGCTTAAAAGGGCTATCTTTTCAAATGAGCTTATTATAGGTTCAGGGTCATTAAGTGTGACTGCTGCATAGACATCAGCCTCCCTTTCAAAGTGGCGCATGAAAAATCCCATAATAAACCTGAAATATATGATCAGTCCCAGGACTACAGGGAGGGAAAAAACAAGTATATGCAGACTTTCTGTCATGCTGTGTGATGAAAATTTTGAAACCAGGTATCCAGTGAAAATGAGATAATAGTCTGAATCAATAAGCCCCATAACAAGTATGAAAAAACCGATAAATAGTAATGAGAGCTTTACCTGGTGTTTATATTTTGCATGCCCTGCCTCATGGGCCATTACCGCATTCAGTTCAGATGGTGAAAGTATATCCATAAGAGAATCGGTGATCATGATATACCTGTATCCAGGTATGATCCCCATTATCCCTGCGGTCATCATCTTTCCTTCAAGGAGCGGCCAGTTTACGATATCTCTGTATCTTAATCCCAGTTGCCTAAGAAAATTTCTTATGCCCTCTGCCTTTGAAGAATCAGGCAAAGGTTTACAGCCCCAGAAAGACTTTATCACAACAGGTATAAAAATCATGATAATGAGTAGAAATACCAGAAGAAAGATGATCTGACCTGCGGGCCTGTCAAGAAATATTTTAAGCCCCTGCCAGGGACTGTAGTTAATAAGATCAGTAACAATAGAGAGCATTAACCACGGGAATAAAACAGGTATATTAAACCTGATATTTCCTGATATAAAACGCCTCTTGCCAATATCTGTTCCAAAAATCATGTTGTAGGCAGGATGGGCAAAATGCCACATGGTGCTTAAATAGATGATAAAGATAATTAAGGCAGAAAGCCCCTGGAAAACATATATGCTGCCTGCAACCGGTATTGCCTCTATCAGCCCTTTCAGGTTAAATGAAAAGAGGTCAATGCTGAAGAGAATAATAGCTGATAAAGAGAGTTTGAAAATAAGCCTCTGGTAGATGGCCGCATAACCTGATGAAGCACCCCTCTCATATGCCTTGATGAGACGTCTGAACCCCATCCTGCACATAAAGGCATAGATGGCCCAGAAAAGGGCTATCATGGTTATACTGTATAACAGGGAGCCGGAAATATCCCTGTCATAAAGGCTTATATTAAATAAAAGGAGAACAATAATAAAATAGATTATATTATTGAACATACCCTCTATTTATTTCCATTATCATCAGACTTGAATTCCAGGTTACCACCGCCCGGCGGTAAGGTTATGTCACCCTTTATCTGGATAGATACATTATGTCTGTCTTCAAGCTCCACCAGTTCATGTCTCTTCTTATTAAGGATATAGTCTGCCACTTCAACTGGAAGGGCAGCAACAACACTTGATATACCACCTTTAAGCACCCCTTTTTGTATCCTGCGCATAAATGAAAGTGCAGCAGCCCCAGGGCCTATTACCATACCCCTCCCCTGGCAGTGACCACATGTGATATAGGTCTTTGATTCAATGGAAGGCCTTAACCTCTGGCGCGATAGCTCAAGTAAACCGAACTTTGAGATAGGGGCCACATCGGTCTTTGCCCTGTCTTTTTTTAGCTCTTCACGCAGGGTTTTTTCAATCGCCCTCATGTGTTTTCTATCGCGCATGTCAATAAAATCTATAACCACCAGACCGCCGAGGTCACGTAACCTTAACTGCCTGGCTGCCTCCACTGCCGCCTCAAGATTGGTGCTGAAGGCCATGCTTTCTACATCCTTGCTGCTTTTTGCCCTGCCTGAATTTACATCTATGGCAATTAACGCCTCGGTTGGGCCAAAGACAATTGACCCCCCTGATTTGAGCTTTACGTTGTTCAGATAAATGCTTTCAATCTGCTCTTCAACACCGTAGTTGTCAAAAATGGGTCGGTTTTCCTTGTAGAGTTTAACCTTGCTGGAATCCCTTGGGGAAAAAATCCTCATGTATTCCTTTATCTTGGAATAGGTCTCCTTGTCATCCACTATGACCTCTGAAACCTCACTGTTATAATAATCCCTGAGGGTCCTGAGACAGAGGTCATCCTCCTTGTGTACAAGGGTATATGGAGGGAGCTTTGCTACATCCTTCTTGATATTTTTCCAGAGCCTCAACAACCTGTTAAGATCTTTTGAGAGGTCTTTTTTGCTCTGACCTTCAGCGACTGTCCTGATGATATAGCCCACACCTTCAGGATATTTCATATTATTCATTATTTCCTTGAGGCGGTTTCTCTCTTCTTCGCTCTCTATCTTCTTGGATACGCCGTTTATTGTACGGCCAGGGGTAAGAACAACATACCTGCCTGCAAGGGAGATATATGTGGTGAGATGAGCGCCCTTTTTACCCGGCATCTCCTTTAACACCTCAACAAGAAGTTCCTGCCCCTTGTCTATAACCTTTTCAATTGGGGGGTAAGGGCGATCCCTGCTTGTTTCAACTGCCTCGTTGTAATATTCCGGGTGGATTGAGTCTATGGGCAGAAAGCCATTCTTATCAGCCCCGAAATTGACAAAGCAGGCCTGGAGGCTGGGCTCTATACGTTCAACCACCCCTTTGTAGACATTACCCTCCATCTGCTCGCCGCTTATGGTATCAATATGAAACCCTTCAAGCATACCATCAGAAACAAAGGCGATACGGAGCTCTTCTGACTCAACCGCATTGATCAACATAATTTCTTTTTTCATAAATTTTCTCTTCCTGTATATTTTAATAAACA
The Desulfatiglans sp. DNA segment above includes these coding regions:
- a CDS encoding M48 family metalloprotease; its protein translation is MFNNIIYFIIVLLLFNISLYDRDISGSLLYSITMIALFWAIYAFMCRMGFRRLIKAYERGASSGYAAIYQRLIFKLSLSAIILFSIDLFSFNLKGLIEAIPVAGSIYVFQGLSALIIFIIYLSTMWHFAHPAYNMIFGTDIGKRRFISGNIRFNIPVLFPWLMLSIVTDLINYSPWQGLKIFLDRPAGQIIFLLVFLLIIMIFIPVVIKSFWGCKPLPDSSKAEGIRNFLRQLGLRYRDIVNWPLLEGKMMTAGIMGIIPGYRYIMITDSLMDILSPSELNAVMAHEAGHAKYKHQVKLSLLFIGFFILVMGLIDSDYYLIFTGYLVSKFSSHSMTESLHILVFSLPVVLGLIIYFRFIMGFFMRHFEREADVYAAVTLNDPEPIISSFEKIALLSGKIRDLPSWHHFSIRQRVEFLLKSKENPDLIKRHKRLMVSAFIAYLTGVLLLSSIFFIPTVKNQITYSLISFIIKKESKQNLNDVELMMNIAMVYNDMKKVDKAKEIYEKVIVIDRKQAMALNNLAWLLISAQNPDPDDIKRGYELAKDAVRLERSPESLDTLAEACFLMGKREEAIRLIEEAIMLDRSNPHYRKQYERFTDKGITDL
- a CDS encoding Rne/Rng family ribonuclease — protein: MKKEIMLINAVESEELRIAFVSDGMLEGFHIDTISGEQMEGNVYKGVVERIEPSLQACFVNFGADKNGFLPIDSIHPEYYNEAVETSRDRPYPPIEKVIDKGQELLVEVLKEMPGKKGAHLTTYISLAGRYVVLTPGRTINGVSKKIESEEERNRLKEIMNNMKYPEGVGYIIRTVAEGQSKKDLSKDLNRLLRLWKNIKKDVAKLPPYTLVHKEDDLCLRTLRDYYNSEVSEVIVDDKETYSKIKEYMRIFSPRDSSKVKLYKENRPIFDNYGVEEQIESIYLNNVKLKSGGSIVFGPTEALIAIDVNSGRAKSSKDVESMAFSTNLEAAVEAARQLRLRDLGGLVVIDFIDMRDRKHMRAIEKTLREELKKDRAKTDVAPISKFGLLELSRQRLRPSIESKTYITCGHCQGRGMVIGPGAAALSFMRRIQKGVLKGGISSVVAALPVEVADYILNKKRHELVELEDRHNVSIQIKGDITLPPGGGNLEFKSDDNGNK